In Sphingopyxis macrogoltabida, the sequence TGACCGCCAGCCCGATCACCCAGTGAAGCCATATGGCCACCTTCGTATAGCGCGGGTCGGCGGTCGTTCCCGCAGGCCCAGCGTCGGCGTTGGTGGCCATAAGCAATCTCCTCAGGCGGCGGGAGCCTCCGTGACCAGCGGCATCTTGCCGCTCTTCACCTGCTCCGCAAAAATCTCGCGCATCAATTGCAGCGAAAAGAGGTGCGCGAAAATCAGGCCAAGCATGCCGTTCTGCATCATCTTGCGCAAGACGTCGCCGCGCAGTTCGCGCAGCTTGTTTTCGTCGACCATCTGGAAACCGCGATAGACATAGGGCTTGTCGCTGCCTTCGGGCTGGATGCTGACTTCGCCGTCCATCAGCAGGTCGGCCTTCTTGAGCTCGTCGACGAAGGCACCGGTGCGCTGGCCCGATTCCTCGAAATTCTTGCAGAATTCGAGCACGGCGTTGACCGGCTCAGTCGGCTTGCCGTCGGCGAACAGTGCATCGCCTTCGTCGAACTTGCCGACCGCGCCCGAGGTGGGGTCGAAGCACAGCGACAGTTCGTCGCTGTCGGGGCGCAGGCGGGCGAGCAGGAAGGGATAACGGCGGATATAGGCCGGCACATAGACCGGGTTGATCAGTTTGCCATCGGCATCGACAAAGGTGTTCATGCCTTCGTTGAGCCCCATCAGTGCCAGCGGAACCGGGTTTTCACCGGCCGAAAAGACGATCGGGTAAAAGCGGCTCGCGGCGATGAACTCGTCCGAGGTCAGCGGCACGGCGTGCTGGTCGATCAGAAAGTCGGCCTTATCGAGCGGGCGTGCGTGGAAGTCGGCGTGATCGACGCTCGAAAGCGGGACGAGGTCCTTGTAGAAAAGCGGCAGGTTGGCAGGTGCGGGCGCAGTGGCCATGATCGAACTCCGAGATGGGACCCCGTTGGCACGGGGTCGAAAGGGCAATGGCGCGCCATATTGGCACGCGCGACGCGGCGCAAGGGGGCGATG encodes:
- a CDS encoding SapC family protein, giving the protein MATAPAPANLPLFYKDLVPLSSVDHADFHARPLDKADFLIDQHAVPLTSDEFIAASRFYPIVFSAGENPVPLALMGLNEGMNTFVDADGKLINPVYVPAYIRRYPFLLARLRPDSDELSLCFDPTSGAVGKFDEGDALFADGKPTEPVNAVLEFCKNFEESGQRTGAFVDELKKADLLMDGEVSIQPEGSDKPYVYRGFQMVDENKLRELRGDVLRKMMQNGMLGLIFAHLFSLQLMREIFAEQVKSGKMPLVTEAPAA